From Vidua chalybeata isolate OUT-0048 chromosome 25, bVidCha1 merged haplotype, whole genome shotgun sequence, one genomic window encodes:
- the SMIM12 gene encoding small integral membrane protein 12 produces the protein MWSVLWAAVRSKAPYVTFPVAFVVGLVGSQLEWFLRGDPPPTAQEEKSISEQREDRKLQEIVGEDLTKVVSLKDKLEFAPRAVLNRNRPEKS, from the coding sequence ATGTGGTCCGTGCTGTGGGCGGCCGTGCGCTCCAAGGCCCCGTACGTCACCTTCCCGGTGGCCTTCGTGGTGGGGCTGGTGGGCTCCCAGCTGGAGTGGTTCCTGCGCGGAGACCCCCCGCCCACGGCCCAGGAGGAGAAGAGCATCTCGGAGCAGCGGGAGGACCGCAAGCTGCAGGAGATCGTGGGCGAGGACCTGACCAAGGTGGTGAGCCTGAAGGACAAGCTGGAGTTCGCCCCTCGGGCCGTGCTCAACAGGAACAGGCCCGAAAAGAGTTAA
- the GJA4 gene encoding gap junction alpha-4 protein, giving the protein MGDWEFLQKLLDQVQEHSTVIGKIWLTVLFIFRILILGLAGESVWGDEQSDFVCNTKQPGCTNVCYDKAFPISHIRYWVLQFLFVSTPTLIYLGHVVYLSRKEEKLKKKESELRAVHSKDPKIEEALADLEKKMSKIYMTESGRLKIRGALMWTYITSIICKSIFEAGFLVGQWYLYGFSMVPRYVCKRDPCPHQVDCFISRPTEKSIFIIFMLVMGLISLVLNLLELFHLCCKSLLSNIKKASGPAGPSQDTFVDDMVSGPYVPKHYPFLPMAESHAPSYQTYNKLSSEQNWANYRNEENLALGSSSRPLPDPYAPGLAEASAPEEKPGSRPGSSASKKQYV; this is encoded by the coding sequence ATGGGTGACTGGGAATTCCTGCAGAAACTGCTGGACCAAGTCCAGGAGCATTCGACCGTGATCGGGAAGATCTGGCTCACCGTGCTCTTCATCTTCCGCATCCTCATCCTGGGCCTGGCCGGGGAGTCTGTGTGGGGGGACGAGCAGTCGGATTTCGTGTGTAACACCAAGCAGCCAGGCTGCACCAACGTCTGCTATGACAAAGCCTTCCCCATCTCCCACATCCGCTACTGGGTGCTCCAGTTCCTCTTCGTCAGCACCCCGACCCTGATTTACCTGGGCCACGTTGTCTACCTCTCCCGCAAGGAGGAGAAGCTGAAGAAGAAGGAGAGCGAGCTTCGGGCTGTCCACAGCAAGGACCCGAAGATtgaggaggccctggcagaCCTGGAGAAGAAGATGTCCAAGATCTACATGACAGAGAGCGGGCGGCTCAAGATCCGAGGGGCGCTGATGTGGACGTACATCACCAGCATCATCTGCAAGAGCATCTTTGAGGCTGGTTTCCTCGTGGGCCAGTGGTACCTGTATGGCTTCTCCATGGTGCCCCGCTATGTGTGCAAGAGGGACCCGTGCCCCCATCAGGTGGACTGCTTCATCTCCCGCCCCACCGAAAAGAgcatcttcatcatcttcatgcTGGTGATGGGCCTGATCTCCTTAGTCCTGAACCTCCTGGAGCTCTTCCACCTGTGCTGCAAGAGCCTGCTTAGCAACATCAAGAAGGCGTCAGGGCCAGCTGGACCGAGCCAGGACACCTTTGTGGATGACATGGTCTCGGGTCCCTACGTGCCCAAGCACTATCCCTTCCTGCCCATGGCTGAGAGCCACGCGCCCTCCTACCAGACCTACAACAAGCTCTCCAGCGAGCAGAACTGGGCCAACTACCGCAACGAGGAGAAcctggcactgggcagcagcagcaggcccCTGCCGGACCCCTACGCCCCCGGGCTTGCTGAAGCCTCCGCCCCGGAGGAGAAGCCGGGCAGCCGGCCCGGGAGCTCAGCCTCTAAAAAGCAGTACGTGTAG
- the GJB3 gene encoding gap junction beta-3 protein isoform X1 — protein sequence MDWKTLQALLSGVNKYSTAFSRIWLSMVFVFRVLVYVVAAEKVWGDEQKDFDCNTRQPGCTNVCYDHFFPISHIRLWALQLIFVTCPSLLVIMHVAYREDRERKNREKNGENCPKLYSNTGKKHGGLWWTYLFSLIFKLIIEILFLYLLHKMWDSFDLPRLVKCSNVDPCPNTVDCYIARPTEKRVFTYFMVGASSICIVLTVCEIFYLIFKRAVQRARKWRKSTKRSVSYSKASTCHCHIKSEEKDNKSQPSLPNPQTLKSRPV from the exons ATGGATTGGAAAACGCTGCAGGCGCTGCTCAGCGGGGTCAACAAGTACTCCACAGCCTTCAGCCGCATCTGGCTCTCCATGGTCTTCGTCTTCCGTGTGCTGGTCTACGTGGTGGCGGCCGAGAAGGTCTGGGGCGATGAGCAGAAGGACTTTGATTGCAACACACGGCAGCCGGGCTGCACCAACGTGTGTTATGACCACTTCTTCCCCATCTCCCACATCCGCCTCTGGGCCCTGCAGCTCATCTTTGTCACTTGTCCTTCCCTCCTGGTCATCATGCACGTGGCCTACAGGGAGGACCGCGAGAGGAAGAACCGGGAGAAGAATGGAGAGAATTGCCCCAAGCTCTACAGCAACACGGGCAAGAAGCACGGCGGGCTGTGGTGGACCTACCTGTTCAGCCTCATCTTCAAGCTTATCATAGAGATCCTGTTCCTCTACCTCCTCCACAAGATGTGGGACAGCTTCGATTTGCCACGGCTGGTCAAGTGCTCCAACGTGGATCCCTGTCCCAACACCGTGGACTGCTACATCGCTCGGCCAACCGAGAAAAGGGTCTTCACCTATTTCATGGTCGGAGCCTCCTCCATCTGCATCGTCCTCACCGTCTGTGAGATCTTCTACCTCATCTTCAAGCGAGCTGTCCAGAGGGCAAGGAAATGGAGGAAATCCACCAAGCGCTCCGTCAGCTACAGCAAGGCCTCCACCTGCCACTGCCACATCAAGTCAGAGGAGAAGGACAACAAGTCCCAGCCCAG cctgccAAATCCTCAAACCCTCAAGAGTCGACCCGTGTGA
- the GJB3 gene encoding gap junction beta-3 protein isoform X3 has product MDWKTLQALLSGVNKYSTAFSRIWLSMVFVFRVLVYVVAAEKVWGDEQKDFDCNTRQPGCTNVCYDHFFPISHIRLWALQLIFVTCPSLLVIMHVAYREDRERKNREKNGENCPKLYSNTGKKHGGLWWTYLFSLIFKLIIEILFLYLLHKMWDSFDLPRLVKCSNVDPCPNTVDCYIARPTEKRVFTYFMVGASSICIVLTVCEIFYLIFKRAVQRARKWRKSTKRSVSYSKASTCHCHIKSEEKDNKSQPRGEEL; this is encoded by the exons ATGGATTGGAAAACGCTGCAGGCGCTGCTCAGCGGGGTCAACAAGTACTCCACAGCCTTCAGCCGCATCTGGCTCTCCATGGTCTTCGTCTTCCGTGTGCTGGTCTACGTGGTGGCGGCCGAGAAGGTCTGGGGCGATGAGCAGAAGGACTTTGATTGCAACACACGGCAGCCGGGCTGCACCAACGTGTGTTATGACCACTTCTTCCCCATCTCCCACATCCGCCTCTGGGCCCTGCAGCTCATCTTTGTCACTTGTCCTTCCCTCCTGGTCATCATGCACGTGGCCTACAGGGAGGACCGCGAGAGGAAGAACCGGGAGAAGAATGGAGAGAATTGCCCCAAGCTCTACAGCAACACGGGCAAGAAGCACGGCGGGCTGTGGTGGACCTACCTGTTCAGCCTCATCTTCAAGCTTATCATAGAGATCCTGTTCCTCTACCTCCTCCACAAGATGTGGGACAGCTTCGATTTGCCACGGCTGGTCAAGTGCTCCAACGTGGATCCCTGTCCCAACACCGTGGACTGCTACATCGCTCGGCCAACCGAGAAAAGGGTCTTCACCTATTTCATGGTCGGAGCCTCCTCCATCTGCATCGTCCTCACCGTCTGTGAGATCTTCTACCTCATCTTCAAGCGAGCTGTCCAGAGGGCAAGGAAATGGAGGAAATCCACCAAGCGCTCCGTCAGCTACAGCAAGGCCTCCACCTGCCACTGCCACATCAAGTCAGAGGAGAAGGACAACAAGTCCCAGCCCAG AGGAGAAGAGCTGTGA
- the GJB3 gene encoding gap junction beta-3 protein isoform X2 produces the protein MDWKTLQALLSGVNKYSTAFSRIWLSMVFVFRVLVYVVAAEKVWGDEQKDFDCNTRQPGCTNVCYDHFFPISHIRLWALQLIFVTCPSLLVIMHVAYREDRERKNREKNGENCPKLYSNTGKKHGGLWWTYLFSLIFKLIIEILFLYLLHKMWDSFDLPRLVKCSNVDPCPNTVDCYIARPTEKRVFTYFMVGASSICIVLTVCEIFYLIFKRAVQRARKWRKSTKRSVSYSKASTCHCHIKSEEKDNKSQPRCVAALTAV, from the coding sequence ATGGATTGGAAAACGCTGCAGGCGCTGCTCAGCGGGGTCAACAAGTACTCCACAGCCTTCAGCCGCATCTGGCTCTCCATGGTCTTCGTCTTCCGTGTGCTGGTCTACGTGGTGGCGGCCGAGAAGGTCTGGGGCGATGAGCAGAAGGACTTTGATTGCAACACACGGCAGCCGGGCTGCACCAACGTGTGTTATGACCACTTCTTCCCCATCTCCCACATCCGCCTCTGGGCCCTGCAGCTCATCTTTGTCACTTGTCCTTCCCTCCTGGTCATCATGCACGTGGCCTACAGGGAGGACCGCGAGAGGAAGAACCGGGAGAAGAATGGAGAGAATTGCCCCAAGCTCTACAGCAACACGGGCAAGAAGCACGGCGGGCTGTGGTGGACCTACCTGTTCAGCCTCATCTTCAAGCTTATCATAGAGATCCTGTTCCTCTACCTCCTCCACAAGATGTGGGACAGCTTCGATTTGCCACGGCTGGTCAAGTGCTCCAACGTGGATCCCTGTCCCAACACCGTGGACTGCTACATCGCTCGGCCAACCGAGAAAAGGGTCTTCACCTATTTCATGGTCGGAGCCTCCTCCATCTGCATCGTCCTCACCGTCTGTGAGATCTTCTACCTCATCTTCAAGCGAGCTGTCCAGAGGGCAAGGAAATGGAGGAAATCCACCAAGCGCTCCGTCAGCTACAGCAAGGCCTCCACCTGCCACTGCCACATCAAGTCAGAGGAGAAGGACAACAAGTCCCAGCCCAGGTGTGTGGCAGCCCTAACTGCTGTCTGA
- the LOC128799824 gene encoding gap junction beta-5 protein-like, which yields MNWGAFEGLLRAVNVYSTAFGRIWLSLVFIFRLLVYVVAAEKVWSDDHKDFDCNTRQPGCTNVCFDHFFPVSHIRLWALQLILVTCPSLLVLMHVAYREAKEERLREIKGDNYRRIYPNPGKKRGGLWWTYLLSLIFKASVDVVFLYIFFRFYRNYTLPRVVKCELPPCPNVVDCFISRPTEKNIFTLFMVVTTCICVVLNLIEATYLIGKRCHECLEAGGGDSRRHSHDCPVSCADPVGTGRQVFHGPDYKPPTATIPLTASCPSTLSEDEARS from the coding sequence ATGAACTGGGGGGCGTTTGAGGGGCTCCTCCGTGCCGTCAATGTGTACTCCACAGCCTTTGGCCGCATCTGGCTCTCCCTCGTCTTCATCTTCCGCCTGCTGGTCTACGTGGTGGCGGCCGAGAAGGTCTGGAGCGATGACCACAAGGACTTTGATTGCAACACACGGCAGCCGGGCTGCACCAACGTCTGCTTTGACCACTTCTTCCCCGTCTCCCACATCCGCCTCTGGGCCCTGCAGCTCATCCTGGTGACGTGTCCGTCCCTCCTGGTCCTCATGCACGTGGCCTACAGGGAGGCCAAGGAGGAGAGGCTCCGTGAGATCAAAGGGGACAACTATCGCCGCATCTACCCCAACCCCGGCAAGAAGCGGGGCGGGCTCTGGTGGACGTACCTGCTCAGCCTCATCTTCAAGGCCAGCGTGGACGTGGTCTTCCTCTACATCTTCTTCCGCTTCTACAGGAACTACACCCTGCCCCGGGTGGTGAAGTGCGAGCTGCCGCCCTGCCCCAACGTGGTGGACTGCTTCATCTCCCGGCCCACCGAGAAAAACATCTTCACCCTCTTCATGGTGGTCACCACCTGCATCTGCGTGGTGCTGAACCTCATCGAGGCCACCTACCTGATCGGGAAGCGGTGCCACGAGTGCCTGGAGGCcggaggaggggacagccggcGGCACAGCCACGACTGCCCCGTGTCCTGCGCCGACCCCGTGGGCacgggcaggcaggtgttccaTGGGCCTGACTACAAACCCCCCACGGCCACCATCCCGCTCAcagcctcctgccccagcacgCTGTCCGAGGATGAGGCTCGTTCCTAG